The Lemur catta isolate mLemCat1 chromosome X, mLemCat1.pri, whole genome shotgun sequence genome has a window encoding:
- the UXT gene encoding protein UXT, which translates to MMATPPKRRAVEATGEKVLRYETFISDVLQRDLRKVLDHRDKVYEQLAKYLQLRNVIERLQEAKHSELYMQVDLGCNFFVDTVVPDTSRIYVALGYGFFLELTLAEALKFIDRKSSLLTELSDILTKDSMNIKAHIHMLLEGLRELQGLQNFPEKPHH; encoded by the exons ATGATGGCGACGCCCCCTAAACGGCGGGCGGTGGAGGCCACGGGGGAGAAAGTGCTGCGCTACGAGACCTTCATCAGTGATGTGTTGCAGCGGGACTTGCG AAAGGTGCTGGACCATCGAGACAAGGTATATGAGCAGCTGGCCAAATACCTTCAATTGAGAAATGTCATTGAGCGACTCCAG GAAGCTAAGCACTCGGAGTTATATATGCAGGTGGATTTGGGCTGTAACTTCTTCGTTGACACAGTGGT CCCAGATACTTCACGAATCTACGTGGCCCTGGGATATGGTTTTTTCCTGGAGTTGACGCTGGCAGAAGCTCTTAAGTTCATTGACCGTAAGAGCTCTCTCCTCACAGA GCTCAGCGACATCCTCACCAAGGATTCCATGAATATTAAAGCCCATATCCACATGTTGCTAGAG GGGCTTAGAGAACTACAAGGCCTGCAGAATTTCCCAGAGAAGCCTCACCATTGA